The Terriglobia bacterium nucleotide sequence TCTCGCGTTTCCTCATCCTCAAATATCGATGGATGGCACGGATGGGCGACGAAGTAGACCAGGTCGTCCCGCTTCGGCAACACGCCCGCGAGCGGTGCTGCAATATCCAAAGCCATCACCATCGTTCCGCGATCGAGCTGCGGCGCAACTTCCGTGACAATCGCGCCGATGCGGTTATCCGGCAGCGCCAGAATGACGATCTCTGCCCCCGCCAGACCCTGCTCGAGCGGCACAACGGGAATCCCGCGTTCCTTGAGCGCCGCCTTCCCGCGTTCGCTGATCTCCACATGCCGCACCGCGTAGCTCGTCTTTGCGAGATTGTCCGCAATCCGGCAGCCCATCTTCCCGCCGGCTCCTAAAAGTGTGATTGTTCTCATGCCCTTTTTTGAAATCGAATTGCCAGGTATGGCTTCTGCAGCAGCTTCAACAGAAATTTACCTCGGTAACTTCCTTCCAGCCGCGTGCTGGTCATCTCCCACGGGTCGAGTAAGTCGCCGCGGAAGGCACCTGCGTCGTCTGGCAGCTGAAACTCATATTCGGCCGGTTGATGCAAATCGAAAAAATAGAGATAGTAATCCTTCGTCTTCGCGATGCACGGATAATAAGACCCTGGCACGGCTTCGAGTTCAGCCGCCGGCGCTCCTTCGAATACCTCCTTTAAAAACGCAATTCGCCGCGGACTCTCGCCCAGCAACTCACCGCCTTTCGAAATCCAGGCTGCCCCATCTCCTCTGTGATACGTCTCTCCATGTCCTACGTAAGCGCCCGAGACCATCCCGATCCAGAACCGCCGCATCATCTCCTCCCCCGGCAGATTCCCCCAGCGTCGGTCGATATTGCCCTCATATTTACATTCATCGAATACGATCGGCTTCGCATATTCAGCCTGCCATTGCGCCGTCTTCTCGAACTGATCGCTCTGCAAGCTCATGTGCGTTACCCACGGTTTCGCATAATCGTAAAACACTTTGCTGTAGTGAATCGAGCGCAAGTGCCTATGCGGATCGCTCTCTTCGACTATCCGGAAGAAATCATCCCATTCCGGCTGCTTCTTGTTCTTTACCAGATCGTATTCGTTCGCAATGGACCACCAGACATTCTGGTATGCCGCATAGCGGGCGACCATATAGCGGAGATAGCGCCGATTCAGGTCCGCTGGCAAATCCCCGTAGCCAATTCGATCGTAGGGATGAAACAGAATCAGATCGGCCTGAATTCCTAAATCGCAAAGATCCTGTATCCGTCGATCCAGATGCTGAAAAAAGTTCACGTCAAAGCTAAAATCCGGTGCGAACGGTCGCCTCACCGGATCGCTCTCGGTCGGTAGAATACACATGCGTACCTTATTGAAGGGCGACCCGCGCAAGCTCACTAGCGTCCGCGATTCGAGCTGTTCGTTTTGATGTATCCATCCGTAGCAGGTTGTGCCGAACGAAACGTGCGGCGTGCCGTCCGCGTGGCACAAATGCCGTGAGTCTTGGACGATTACCGGTCCATGGTTGCCTTTCCCGGCGGGGCTGCAGCGGAAGCCGCCGTGTTCACCCCGATTCGTGACAAACGTCCACTCGCCTATCGAATCGGGCATGAAGCGAATCCGTTCCGCCCCGGCGCCGTCATAAAATCCTTGCACCCGGATCGCGCGATCTCCTTTTCGAAATACCGCGGACAAATTCCCATTTCGAGATCTCGGAAAACTTGCTTCAAAGATTGTCCAGCGCTCGACGGCCCTCTGCTCTATCGCCGCCGCAAATGGCACGGATCCCAGACCCGCTAATACACTCCTGCGCGAAGTCTTCACATTCACCATTCTGTGATAGTCTCATCGCACTGGCATCGCCAGAGCAATTCGTTCGGGGTAACAATTATATGCGCTCGCTGTTTCTGCTGCTCCTCGGAGCCAGTCTCTCTTTCGCTCAGGGTTTCGGCTCTCTCGTAGGCACTGTCACCGATCCCTCCGGCGCGGTGATTGCCGGAGCCAAAGTAACTGTCACCAATCCGGCTACCGGTCAGGTTCGCGAAGAATCCACCAATGCCCAGGGCTACTTCACCGTGGCATCCCTCAAGCCCGCGACTTACGATGTAACCGTCTCCGCTTCCGGCTTCAGCCAATCCACGCAGAAGGGCGTCACGCTTCTGGCCGACCAGAGCGCCACGGTGAATACGACTCTGACCATCGGCAAAGCCGCCGAAACAATTTCAGTTACCGGCGAGGTCCCGCAGATCAACACCACTTCGGCCACACTCAGCCAGGTCGTGGAACAGCGCAAGGTTGTCGACCTGCCACTGAACGGTCGCAACGCCGCATCGTTGCTTCTCGTGGTCGCTGGCGCTATTCCGTCACCGGCCAACGACGTCGATCAAGGCAATACCAAAACATTTCCCACCGTGGTTACAGTCTCGACTAACGGCGCGCGCCAGAACCAGGTTAGCTTCCGTCTCGATGGCGCTAACAACAACGATCTCTACACAAACGTCAACCAGCCTTTCCCGTTCCCTGATGCGCTCCAGGAATTCAGCGTCCAAACCAGCAACTACAGCGCCCAATATGGCGGCAATGCCGGTGGCGTGGTAAACATCGTCACAAAATCCGGAACCAACGCTTTGCACGGCGATGCCTTCGAATTCGTCCGCAATGCCGTCTTCAACGCGC carries:
- a CDS encoding NAD(P)-binding domain-containing protein, which translates into the protein MRTITLLGAGGKMGCRIADNLAKTSYAVRHVEISERGKAALKERGIPVVPLEQGLAGAEIVILALPDNRIGAIVTEVAPQLDRGTMVMALDIAAPLAGVLPKRDDLVYFVAHPCHPSIFEDEETR
- a CDS encoding DUF4038 domain-containing protein; translation: MVNVKTSRRSVLAGLGSVPFAAAIEQRAVERWTIFEASFPRSRNGNLSAVFRKGDRAIRVQGFYDGAGAERIRFMPDSIGEWTFVTNRGEHGGFRCSPAGKGNHGPVIVQDSRHLCHADGTPHVSFGTTCYGWIHQNEQLESRTLVSLRGSPFNKVRMCILPTESDPVRRPFAPDFSFDVNFFQHLDRRIQDLCDLGIQADLILFHPYDRIGYGDLPADLNRRYLRYMVARYAAYQNVWWSIANEYDLVKNKKQPEWDDFFRIVEESDPHRHLRSIHYSKVFYDYAKPWVTHMSLQSDQFEKTAQWQAEYAKPIVFDECKYEGNIDRRWGNLPGEEMMRRFWIGMVSGAYVGHGETYHRGDGAAWISKGGELLGESPRRIAFLKEVFEGAPAAELEAVPGSYYPCIAKTKDYYLYFFDLHQPAEYEFQLPDDAGAFRGDLLDPWEMTSTRLEGSYRGKFLLKLLQKPYLAIRFQKRA